The following proteins are co-located in the Rhodococcus opacus B4 genome:
- a CDS encoding ABC transporter permease has translation MSATQEQRLPQKSGNESTGGRRWTPTWNGTSSVIAITVALFLFSWLIAPGSISGSAIDSLLPFAGILAIAAIGQTIVVMLKGIDLSLPGMMTLAALVSSQYAQDHGSILAALLVVAAIAVVVGLVNGIVVSAFSVTPLVATLAVNAVLMGAALAYSGGTPTRAPQSVSDFALEKTVGVSNTVWLAVLLMIVTVFATGRTAWGRRVVAVGSNERTARAAGVRTSRIKISGYVAAALCYSGAGVLLAGYVSTPNTNAGTSYLLPAIAAVVVGGTALTGGRGNIIGTAVGALFLSQLTQLVLSLGAPSSTQFLVQAVVIAVAVGAQQLDLRHVIQRLTPRKESA, from the coding sequence GTGAGCGCGACACAAGAACAACGACTCCCCCAGAAGTCCGGGAACGAGTCCACCGGCGGTCGCCGTTGGACCCCGACCTGGAACGGCACCAGCTCGGTCATCGCGATCACTGTGGCACTGTTCCTGTTCAGCTGGCTGATCGCCCCCGGCAGCATCTCGGGCAGCGCTATCGACTCGCTACTGCCCTTCGCCGGAATCCTGGCGATCGCGGCGATCGGTCAGACCATCGTGGTCATGCTCAAGGGCATCGACCTGTCGCTGCCCGGCATGATGACCCTCGCCGCGCTGGTCAGCAGCCAGTACGCCCAGGATCACGGCAGTATCCTCGCCGCTCTGCTGGTCGTCGCCGCCATCGCCGTCGTCGTCGGACTGGTCAACGGCATCGTCGTCTCGGCATTCTCAGTGACCCCGCTGGTGGCCACTTTGGCAGTCAACGCCGTCCTGATGGGCGCCGCCCTCGCGTACTCCGGAGGAACCCCGACCCGCGCACCGCAAAGTGTGTCCGACTTCGCGCTGGAAAAAACGGTCGGTGTTTCCAACACGGTATGGCTCGCGGTGCTGCTGATGATCGTGACGGTATTCGCGACAGGGCGCACCGCCTGGGGGCGCCGGGTAGTCGCCGTCGGGTCCAACGAGCGGACCGCCCGCGCCGCGGGTGTGCGCACCTCCCGAATCAAGATCAGCGGATACGTCGCCGCGGCACTGTGTTACAGCGGCGCCGGTGTCCTGCTGGCCGGGTACGTGAGCACACCGAACACCAATGCCGGCACCAGCTACCTCCTGCCGGCCATCGCAGCTGTGGTCGTCGGCGGCACCGCGCTGACCGGTGGTCGCGGCAACATCATCGGCACGGCGGTTGGGGCCCTGTTTCTGAGCCAGCTGACCCAGCTCGTGCTCTCCCTCGGAGCACCCTCTTCCACTCAGTTCCTCGTCCAGGCAGTGGTCATCGCCGTCGCGGTGGGAGCACAGCAACTGGACCTGCGTCACGTCATCCAACGTCTGACTCCCCGAAAGGAATCTGCATGA
- a CDS encoding mycofactocin-coupled SDR family oxidoreductase — translation MTNIGQRLHEKVAFVTGAARGQGRSHALTLADEGADLILLDSVRPIDQVSYAMPDHADLKETARLVEERGRRVVMIEADVRDESMIAAVAEAAAELGRLDIVVANAGVLGAAKPSWELTRAEWDTLIDINLTGVWQTMKAALPHIIAGGRGGSIIAISSIAGIRGVPHVAHYSAAKHALVGLVGSVANEVAPHSIRVNTVHPTNVRTDMIDNPTAAKIFRPDLENPTLDDGIDVLGRINLLPVPWVDSADISEAVLWLASDESRYVTGTALPVDAGMLAKYPG, via the coding sequence ATGACGAACATCGGTCAGCGACTGCACGAGAAGGTGGCCTTCGTGACCGGCGCCGCCCGCGGCCAAGGTCGATCGCACGCTCTCACCCTCGCGGACGAAGGCGCGGATCTCATCCTGCTCGACTCGGTACGCCCGATCGACCAGGTGAGCTACGCAATGCCTGACCACGCGGACCTGAAGGAAACCGCACGCCTGGTGGAGGAACGGGGCCGCAGGGTGGTGATGATCGAAGCCGACGTCCGTGACGAGTCGATGATCGCCGCGGTCGCCGAGGCCGCCGCCGAACTCGGTCGACTCGACATCGTCGTCGCCAACGCGGGCGTACTCGGAGCAGCCAAGCCCTCCTGGGAGCTCACCCGTGCCGAATGGGACACCCTGATCGACATCAACCTCACCGGCGTCTGGCAGACGATGAAGGCGGCGCTGCCGCACATCATCGCCGGCGGCCGAGGCGGGTCGATCATCGCGATCAGTTCCATCGCGGGCATTCGCGGAGTGCCGCACGTGGCGCACTACAGCGCCGCCAAGCACGCGCTGGTCGGACTGGTCGGCTCGGTCGCGAACGAGGTTGCTCCGCACAGCATCCGGGTGAATACCGTGCATCCGACCAATGTCCGCACGGACATGATCGACAATCCGACGGCGGCGAAGATCTTCCGGCCCGACCTCGAGAACCCGACCCTCGACGACGGGATCGACGTTCTCGGGCGGATCAACCTGCTGCCGGTGCCATGGGTGGACTCCGCCGACATCTCCGAGGCCGTCCTGTGGCTGGCCAGCGACGAGTCGCGGTATGTGACCGGCACCGCGCTGCCCGTCGATGCCGGAATGCTCGCGAAGTACCCCGGCTGA
- a CDS encoding EthD family reductase translates to MTLNGGPVRTIALIGRKPGMSFAQFDEYWREKHAPLAAQVPGVIRYVQRHVVPQEGATEPDNGFGIDGLAVLDYESAEAMEAGWASEAGQAALADVENFIGKHYVVVLEDHVVVDDA, encoded by the coding sequence ATGACACTCAATGGTGGACCGGTCCGCACGATCGCACTGATCGGACGCAAGCCGGGTATGTCGTTCGCCCAGTTCGACGAGTACTGGCGTGAGAAGCACGCCCCGCTCGCCGCGCAGGTGCCCGGTGTGATCCGCTACGTGCAGCGGCACGTCGTTCCGCAAGAAGGTGCCACCGAACCCGACAACGGATTCGGAATCGACGGTCTCGCCGTCCTCGATTACGAGAGCGCCGAGGCGATGGAGGCCGGTTGGGCGTCCGAGGCCGGCCAGGCAGCCCTCGCGGACGTCGAGAACTTCATCGGCAAGCACTACGTAGTGGTCCTCGAGGACCATGTCGTGGTCGACGACGCCTGA